The Chloroflexota bacterium genome includes the window AGCCGTGATCCAGACCGCGCTCGAAACGGTATCGACCCAGGACGTTCGGGCGTGGTGTCAGGAAAAACTCGGCAAGTCGGTGCAAGCCCAACGACGCCAGCGGATAAAATTGTTAAAGATTGCGGAACAAAAACGGGATCAGCTTCCCGCAACTACTTGAGCATTCGTTCATCAGCCCAGGGGCAGGGTCAAGCTGCCCCGACGAGGGTGTGTGTCAAGTTTTTGGGTGGTGAAAAAACCTTGCGAAGGTTGAACGGCAATCAGATTTGATTTGTCGTCATAACCTTCGCAAGGTTGAGTGTTCCAAAATTTTGACGGACACCTCCCGACGAACGCAATTTGACACGAAATCCACTATTGCGTATAATCGCCTGCGTTGTGTGAGTCGTGGCTGTGCCGTGTCGTCTGTCGAGACATGTGTCTAGTCTGAAAACTGCGACTCGCTTCGAATGGGTCTCCCGTCCTCTCGCGTGTGTGGGAGGATGAAAGAGGTTTCCGCCGGCAATCGTTGTCCACGAGAAAAAACGTGGAAACGCGATTGAATCAGCAAGAAACCTTCGCGGAAACTGGAATGACCCACGCGTCCGCCAGATTTGGACGGAAGGATTTTTCGCCCTTCCCTCGCGCAATGTGTGCGGTGTGATCTTGCTCCAAGGTCACGCCACGCCGAATGAGCGACCAGCGTTAGCGGGAGGGTGTTTTATTCCCAAAAACGGAATAGGTGATGAGCGATGCGACAACCCATCGCTCGCCACGGAGGAAAAGAGTGCCAACAATCAATCAACTCATCCGCAAAGGGCGCAAGCCGCAAACCAAAAAGACCAAGGCGCCGGCTCTGCGATTCAATTTGAACACGCTGCGTAATCGCATGATTCGTGGCAAGGGTTCACCGCTAAAGCGTGGTGTGTGTACGGTCGTCCGCACGATGACCCCGAAGAAGCCGAATTCGGCTCTGCGGAAAATTGCGCGCGTGCGCTTGACGAACGGTATCGAAGTGACGGCGTATATTCCGGGTGAAGGGCACCAATTGCAAGAGCACTCGGTGGTGTTGATTCGCGGCGGTCGTGTTAAGGATTTGCCCGGCGTGCGGTATCACATCGTGCGCGGCGCGCTCGATACGACCGGCGTTGAAAAACGCCGTAAGGCGCGTAGCAAGTACGGCGCCAAGACACCGAAAGCGGCAACCGCCGCCGCGTAATCGCGCGGGATGATTGAAGGAGATTGATATGCCGAGACGAGGACAGGTTAAACACCAACCGACCCCACCGGATCCGAAATACAAGAGCGTCGTGGTGCAGTCGTTCATCAACCGCATTATGGAACGCGGCAAAAAAGTGACGGCAGAGCGTTTGGTCTACGGCGCGTTCGACATTATGGGCGAAAAGACCAAAAAGAATCCGATGGAAGTGTTCGAATCCGCGCTCCGCAACGCGGGTCCCAGCATCGAAGTCAAGCCGCGCCGCGTCGGTGGCGCGACGTTGCAGGTGCCGGTCGAAGTGTCGTCGGATCGCCGCACCGCGCTGGCGATGCGCTGGATCATTCAGTACGCGCGCGCGCGTGGCGGCAAAACCTTCGCCGAAAAATTGGCGAGTGAATTGATGGATTGCGCGGCGAACCAGGGTTCGACGATCAAGAAAAAAGAAGAAACGCACAAGATGGCGGAAGCGAACCGCGCTTTCGCGCACTATCGTTGGTAATCTTGGACGTTGGACAATAGAAGTTGGATGTTGGACGCTCCAATCTCTAGCTCTAATTTCCAATCTCCAATTTCTTATCTCTAAAAATGGCTAGACTCGTTCCGCTCGAAAAAATTAGAAATATCGGTGTGATCGCGCACATTGACGCCGGCAAAACGACGGTCAGTGAGCGTATCTTGTACTTTACCGGCAAGACATACAAAATCGGCGAAGTGCACGATGGCACCGCCGTCATGGATTGGATGGTGCAAGAGCGCGAACGCGGCATTACGATTACCGCCGCGGCGACCACGACTTTATGGCGCGATCACCAGATCAACCTCATTGATACGCCAGGTCACATTGACTTTACCGCCGAAGTGCAACGTTCGCTGCGCGTGCTCGATGGGGGCATTGTCGTTTTCGACGCGGTCGCCGGGGTGCAACCGCAGTCCGAAACGGTGTGGCGTCAAGCCGATCGTTTCGGCGTGCCGCGCCTCGCCTTCGTCAACAAAATGGATCGCGTCGGCGCGAATTTCGAGCGCACCATTCAGATGATCACGGATCGTCTCGGCGCGCATCCGGTCGCGATTCAAATACCGATTGGCGCGGAAGCGGGTTTCTCCGGCATCATTGATCTACTCAACATGCAAGAGACGATCTTTGACGAAGACCCGGACGCGACGCCGCACGTCAAGGAAATTCGCAGTGAGTTTCAGGACTTGGCGAACCAGCGTCGTCACGCGATGGTCGAAGCGATTGCCGAGACCGATGAAGCGTTGACCGAAAAATATCTCGAAGGTCAGGAAATCTCCAACGACGAACTGCACGCGGCGTTGCGCCGCGCGACCATTGCCGGCAAAATTGTGCCCGTGTTGAGCGGGGCGGCGTTGAAGAACAAGGGCATTCAATTCGTGCTCGACGCCGTCGTAGATTTTCTCCCCTCGCCGATGGATATTCCGGCGGTGCGCGGCACATTGCCGGACAACCTCGAAAAAGAAGAACGCCGCAACGCGGACGAAAACGCATCTGCCGCCGCGTTAGCATTCAAAATTGTAACCGACCCATACGTTGGACGCCTCGCTTATATCCGCGTTTATTCCGGCAAAATTTCAACTGGGCAAGCCCTCCTCAACTCGACGCGCAACCAGCGTGAACGCATCGGACGGTTGGTGCGGATGCACGCCAATTCGCGCGAAGAGGTCGAAGAAATTCTCGCCGGCGACATCGCCGCGATTATCGGACCCAAGAACACGTTCACGGGCGATACGCTGTGCGACCCGACCGCGCCGATTCTCCTCGAAGCGATCAAGTTCCCGGAACCGGTAATCCATGTCGCGATTGAACCGCGCACCAAAGCGGATCAGGACAAGATGGCGGAAGCATTGCGCCGTCTCTCCGAAGAAGATCCGACCTTCCGTGTCCGCACCGACGAAGAGACCGGGCAAACATTGATCGCGGGTATGGGCGAGTTGCACCTCGACGTGCTCGTAGATCGCATGACGCGCGAATTTAAGGTGTGGGCAAACGTCGGCAAACCCCAGGTCGCGTATCGCGAAACGATCACGCGCCCAGTGCGCGCCGAAGGACGCTTTGTGCGCCAGACCGGCGGGCGCGGTCAGTACGGTCACTGCTGGCTCGAACTCGAACCGCTCGAAAAAGGCAAGGGCTTTGAATTCGAGAACGATCTAAAAGGCGGCGCGATTCCCCGCGAGTACGTGCCCGCGATTGAAAAGGGTGTGCGCGAGGCGCTCGATAGCGGCGTGGTTGCCGGTTATCCAGTCGTAGATATTCGCGCGCGACTCGTGGATGGTTCGTACCACGAAGTGGACTCGTCCGAAATGGCGTTCAAGATCGCCGGCTCGATGGCATTCAAAGCCGGCGCGCAAAAAGCCAGCCCGGTCTTGCTCGAGCCGATTATGAAAGTCGAAGTCGTCGTGCCGGAAAACTTTATGGGCGACGCGATTGGCGATCTCTCTGCGCGGCGCGCGCACGTCGAAGGGATGGACGCGCGCGGGAGCGGAGTGACGGCGATTCACGCGTTCGTGCCGCTCGCGACGATGTTCGGTTACGCGACCGATTTGCGTTCGGCGACCCAGGGGCGCGGAACGTTTACAATGGAATTCGATCATTACGACCAACTGCCGGCTAATATCGCCGAGCAGGTGATTGGTGGAAAAAAATAATTGATTAGTGATTAGTGGTGGTTGGTCAACAGATGGACTAATCACCTAATCAAGAAGGAGCAACAATGTCGAAGCAAAAATTCGAACGCACGAAACCGCACGTGAACGTGGGGACGATCGGACACGTGGATCACGGCAAGACCACCCTCACCGCCGCGATCACCAAAACCATGTCGCTCAAGGGCATGGCAAACTTTGTGTCGTACGATGAAGTGGCGAAAGCGTCTGAAAAGCAAGGTCGCCGCGACGACACGAAAATCCTCACGATTGCTATCTCGCACGTCGAATACGAAACCGAAAACCGACATTATGCGCACATTGACTGCCCAGGTCACGCCGATTATATCAAGAACATGATTACCGGCGCGGCGCAGATGGACGGCGCGATTCTCGTCGTCTCCGCGCCCGATGGTCCGATGCCGCAGACGCGCGAGCACATTTTGTTGGCGCGCCAAGTCGAAGTGCCCGCCATCGTCGTTTTCCTTAACAAAGTAGACTTGATGGACGATCCCGAATTGCTCGACCTCGTCGAATTGGAATTGCGCGACCTGCTGTCGGCGTACAACTTCCCCGGCGATAAAGTGCCGGTCGTGCGCGGCGCGGCGGTCAAGGCGTTGGTGAGCACTTCGAAAGATATCAACGCGCCCGAATACGCGCCGATTTTGGAGTTGATGCGCGTGGTGGATTCATACGTACCCACGCCCGTGCGCGCGGTGGACAAGCCGTTCTTGATGCCCATCGAAGACGTGTTCGCGATCAAAGGTCGCGGTACGGTCGTCACGGGTCGCGTCGAACGCGGTATGGTCAAGACCGGCGACACTATTGAAATCGTCGGCTTGAAGGAAACGCGCTCGACCGTCGTGACCGGCGTCGAAATGTTCCGCAAGTTGCTCGATTCGGGTCAAGCGGGTGACAACATTGGTTGTTTATTGCGCGGCATCGAGCGCACCGAAGTCGAACGCGGCATGGTGCTCTCCGCGCCGAACGGCATCAAGCCGTTGACCCAGTTTGAAGGCGAAGTGTACATCTTGAAGAAAGAAGAAGGCGGTCGCCACACTCCGTTCTTTAACGGCTATCGCCCACAGTTCTACATCCGCACACTCGACGTGACGGGTGATTGCCAATTGCCCGAAGGCGTTGAAATGGTGATGCCGGGCGACCGTGTGACGATGAAGGTCAAACTGATCACGCCCGTCGCCATGGAAAAAGGTTCGCGCTTTGCCATTCGCGAAGGCGGTCACACCGTCGGTTCGGGTGTTATCACGAAAGTGGTTGAATAACAGTAGGCAGTAATCAGTGTTCAGTATTCAGCATTGCGCCGGACTGGATACTGAACACTGAACGCTGGACACTGATTACTGAGTGGGGAGAATATGGCTCGACAAAAAATTCGCATTCAACTCAAAGCGTACGATCATCGTGTGCTCGATCAATCGGCTAAACAAATCGTCGAGACCGCCGAGCGCACAGGCGCGGCAGTCGTGGGACCCATCCCGCTGCCGACCAAGATCGAAAAATTCACTGTGCAACGCGCGTCGTTCATTGACAAGGATTCGCGCGACCAGTTCGAGATTCGCACGCACAAACGCTTGATTGATGTGCTCGAGCCAAGTTCGAAAACGATTGATACGCTGATGCGGCTGAACCTGCCGGCTGGCGTGGATATTGAGATTAAGTTGTAGTCGACAGTAAACAGTCGTCAGTCGACAGAGTTTTTGCTGTTGACTGTGGACGGTTGACTACCGACTGGGGTATTAACATGGCTGAAGGATTGCTCGGTCGAAAAATTGGCATGACCCAAATCTTCACCGCGAAGGGTGAGATTATTCCGGTCACCGTTCTCGAAATGGGACCAT containing:
- the rpsG gene encoding 30S ribosomal protein S7, with the translated sequence MPRRGQVKHQPTPPDPKYKSVVVQSFINRIMERGKKVTAERLVYGAFDIMGEKTKKNPMEVFESALRNAGPSIEVKPRRVGGATLQVPVEVSSDRRTALAMRWIIQYARARGGKTFAEKLASELMDCAANQGSTIKKKEETHKMAEANRAFAHYRW
- the fusA gene encoding elongation factor G; protein product: MARLVPLEKIRNIGVIAHIDAGKTTVSERILYFTGKTYKIGEVHDGTAVMDWMVQERERGITITAAATTTLWRDHQINLIDTPGHIDFTAEVQRSLRVLDGGIVVFDAVAGVQPQSETVWRQADRFGVPRLAFVNKMDRVGANFERTIQMITDRLGAHPVAIQIPIGAEAGFSGIIDLLNMQETIFDEDPDATPHVKEIRSEFQDLANQRRHAMVEAIAETDEALTEKYLEGQEISNDELHAALRRATIAGKIVPVLSGAALKNKGIQFVLDAVVDFLPSPMDIPAVRGTLPDNLEKEERRNADENASAAALAFKIVTDPYVGRLAYIRVYSGKISTGQALLNSTRNQRERIGRLVRMHANSREEVEEILAGDIAAIIGPKNTFTGDTLCDPTAPILLEAIKFPEPVIHVAIEPRTKADQDKMAEALRRLSEEDPTFRVRTDEETGQTLIAGMGELHLDVLVDRMTREFKVWANVGKPQVAYRETITRPVRAEGRFVRQTGGRGQYGHCWLELEPLEKGKGFEFENDLKGGAIPREYVPAIEKGVREALDSGVVAGYPVVDIRARLVDGSYHEVDSSEMAFKIAGSMAFKAGAQKASPVLLEPIMKVEVVVPENFMGDAIGDLSARRAHVEGMDARGSGVTAIHAFVPLATMFGYATDLRSATQGRGTFTMEFDHYDQLPANIAEQVIGGKK
- the rpsJ gene encoding 30S ribosomal protein S10: MARQKIRIQLKAYDHRVLDQSAKQIVETAERTGAAVVGPIPLPTKIEKFTVQRASFIDKDSRDQFEIRTHKRLIDVLEPSSKTIDTLMRLNLPAGVDIEIKL
- the tuf gene encoding elongation factor Tu, with protein sequence MSKQKFERTKPHVNVGTIGHVDHGKTTLTAAITKTMSLKGMANFVSYDEVAKASEKQGRRDDTKILTIAISHVEYETENRHYAHIDCPGHADYIKNMITGAAQMDGAILVVSAPDGPMPQTREHILLARQVEVPAIVVFLNKVDLMDDPELLDLVELELRDLLSAYNFPGDKVPVVRGAAVKALVSTSKDINAPEYAPILELMRVVDSYVPTPVRAVDKPFLMPIEDVFAIKGRGTVVTGRVERGMVKTGDTIEIVGLKETRSTVVTGVEMFRKLLDSGQAGDNIGCLLRGIERTEVERGMVLSAPNGIKPLTQFEGEVYILKKEEGGRHTPFFNGYRPQFYIRTLDVTGDCQLPEGVEMVMPGDRVTMKVKLITPVAMEKGSRFAIREGGHTVGSGVITKVVE
- the rpsL gene encoding 30S ribosomal protein S12 codes for the protein MPTINQLIRKGRKPQTKKTKAPALRFNLNTLRNRMIRGKGSPLKRGVCTVVRTMTPKKPNSALRKIARVRLTNGIEVTAYIPGEGHQLQEHSVVLIRGGRVKDLPGVRYHIVRGALDTTGVEKRRKARSKYGAKTPKAATAAA